A region from the Bos indicus x Bos taurus breed Angus x Brahman F1 hybrid chromosome 9, Bos_hybrid_MaternalHap_v2.0, whole genome shotgun sequence genome encodes:
- the LOC113898828 gene encoding trace amine-associated receptor 2: protein MYSFMSGAIFITVFGNLAMILSISYFKQLHTPTNFLILSMAVTDFLLGFTIMPYSMIRSVENCWYFGLTFCKIHYSFDLMLSITSIFHLCSVAIDRFYAICYPLQYSIKMTIPVIKELLILCWSVPGTFAFGVVFSEAYADGIEGYDILVACSSSCPVMFNKLWGTTLFMAGFFAPGSVMVGIYGKIFAVSRKHARAINNLPENQNNQMRKDKKAAKTLGIVMGVFLLCWFPCFFTILLDPFLSFSTPVVLFDALTWFGYFNSTCNPLIYGFFYPWFRRALKYIFLGKIFSSHFHNTNLFTEKETE from the coding sequence ATGTATTCCTTTATGTCTGGAGCCATATTCATCACAGTGTTTGGCAATCTTGCCATGATCctttccatttcctacttcaaaCAGCTTCACACACCAACCAACTTCCTCATCCTCTCCATGGCGGTCACTGATTTCCTGCTGGGATTCACCATCATGCCATACAGTATGataagatcagtggagaactgcTGGTATTTTGGGCTTACATTTTGCAAGATTCATTATAGCTTTGATCTGATGCTCAGCATTACATCCATTTTCCATCTTTGCTCGGTGGCCATTGATAGATTTTATGCTATCTGTTACCCTTTACAGTATTCAATCAAAATGACGATTCCAGTCATTAAAGAGTTGCTGATTCTCTGCTGGTCAGTCCCCGGGACATTTGCCTTCGGAGTGGTCTTCTCTGAGGCCTATGCTGATGGAATAGAAGGCTATGACATCTTGGTTGCTTGCTCTAGTTCCTGCCCAGTGATGTTCAACAAGCTATGGGGCACCACCTTGTTCATGGCAGGTTTCTTCGCTCCTGGGTCTGTGATGGTTGGAATTTATGGCAAAATTTTTGCAGTATCCAGAAAGCATGCTCGTGCAATCAACAACTTACcagaaaatcaaaataatcaaATGAGGAAAGACAAGAAAGCAGCCAAGACTTTAGGGATAGTGATGGGTGTTTTTTTATTATGCTGGTTTCCCTGCTTTTTCACAATTTTATTGGATCCCTTTCTGAGCTTCTCTACTCCTGTAGTTTTGTTTGATGCTTTGACATGGTTTGGCTATTTTAACTCCACATGTAATCCTTTAATATATGGTTTCTTTTATCCCTGGTTTCGCAGAGCCTTAAAGTACATTTTCCTGGGTAAAATTTTCAGCTCACATTTCCATAATACTAACttgtttacagaaaaagaaactgaatag